The Vicia villosa cultivar HV-30 ecotype Madison, WI linkage group LG1, Vvil1.0, whole genome shotgun sequence genome includes a region encoding these proteins:
- the LOC131660210 gene encoding uncharacterized protein LOC131660210, whose protein sequence is MSQDHTKLSYDLICQEILPLINCDPSLKVKTIISHIVTAYNYTPSYRKAWIAKTKTIEIVYGNWEESYKTLPCYLIALQTYAPNTVSILETLPAHAPDGTRVQGNGIFHRLFWAFQPCIRGFAYFKPILQIDETWLYGKYKGTMFMAVAQGGNSNIFRVAFAIVESETVAAWSFFLRNLREHVAPQPDICLITHRHASIESAYNNPANGWHLRKTLVNAGYALTQPTFQHYRSEIVLQNTDAGSWIDNLSRKKWTRAYDNGVRWGHVTTNLVESMNGVFKGIRNLLITALVEQPTLGWLRYSQQEVKGGVLLENRVNCLARVA, encoded by the exons ATGTCCCAAGATCATACGAAGCTTAGTTATGATCTTatctgtcaggagatcttgcctcttaTCAACTGTGACCCGTCTTTGAAGGTGAAGACCATAATCTCGCATATCGTTACAGCCTACAACTATACTCCATCATACAGAAAGGCTTGGATAGCGAAAACAAAGACGATTGAAATTGTGTACGGCaattgggaggagtcatacaaaactCTTCCATGTTACCTAATTGCGCTTCAAACGTATGCCCCAAACACCGTCTCTATTCTAGAGACACTACCAGCGCATGCTCCGGATGGAACCCGTGTCCAAGGAAATGGTATATTTCATCGTCTTTTCTGGGCTTTCCAACCTTGCATACGAGGGTTTGCATATTTTAAACCGATACTGCAAATCGATGAAACTTGGTTATATggtaaatacaaaggaaccatgttcatggcggttgcacaaggCGGAAACAGCAACATATTTCGAGTAGCGTTTGCAATAGTGGAAAGTGAAACTGtcgcggcttggagtttctttttaaGGAATCTCCGAGAACACGTTGCTCCTCAACCCGATATTTGTTTAATCACTCATAGGCATGCTTCCATTGAAAGTGCTTACAACAATCCAGCGAACGGATG GCACCTCCGGAAAACACTGGTCAATGCGGGATATGCATTAACTCAGCCTACATTCCAACATTATCGGAGTGAAATTGTTTTGCAAAATACGGACGCAGGAAGTTGGATTGATAACCTTTCCAGAAAAAAATGGACCAGGGCTTATGACAacggcgtgcgatggggccacgTGACAACAAATCTAGTAGAATCCATGAACGGTGTTTTTAAGGGCATCCGAAACCTTCTGATCACTGCACTAGTGGagcaacctactttaggatggcttcgctaTTCTCAACAAGAGGTCAAAGGTGGAGTGCTGTTAGAGAATCGGGTCAACTGTTTAGCGAGAGTTGcatga